Part of the Candidatus Brocadia sinica JPN1 genome, TTTTATCACCGGTTTTCAAAAGTCTCTCGTTCTTTAATAGCCTTTTTTCTACCGTATCCATATCCGCAAGAATCAATTCCGTATTGATAATCTCGATATCACGGATGGGGTGTATCCCGCCTTCTACGTGAATGATATCACTTTTCTCAAAACAACGCACCACATGTAAAATGGCATTGACATTCTTGATGTGTCCCAAAAATTGATTCCCCAAACCCTCTCCCTGACTAGCACCCTTCACCAGACCGGCAATATCAACAAATTCAACGGTTGTGGGCACAATTTTTTCAGTAGTAATTATTTCTGCTATTTTATCCAGACGCAGATCCGGTACGGCAACCACACCCACATTAGGATCAATGGTACAAAAGGGATAATTTGCCGAGGCGGCCTTGGCCGAGGTCAATGCATTAAAGATCGTGGATTTCCCGACGTTCGGTAATCCAACGATACCACAATTTAAACCCATGGGTAAATCCTTCTCCTGTGTTTATAAATACGAAAAAAATAAACCTAAATTCCCATCTTAAAAATGGAAACTTAGGAATTATCATAATCGCGAATGTTTCTTGGATAAAACGAATAATTACTAAAACAAATAATAACGAGTTACGCCGTAATAATCAATCATTTCTCATCCAAGTTTCTTCAAAAGCTAAACTATCATTTTGCTATCCCTTTTTTGTGGCAGCATCTTCGCTATCGAGATAATGCTCTGCTCAAGTTGATCTCAGGATAATTTCTTTTTTAAAACGTATGATAAATTCGGCGCCTTCCTGAGAATAGAAACAACCACAAAAAATATCCTTTCTTTTGAACTTAGCGTCTGCCCTCCTGTCATCGTGCGTGTACGTTCGTGCCTTTAAAACAGTGTCAAGTATGTTTGTTTATTTCTGGTACCATTTTCCGGTTGGATTTTGTAACCATTCTCCCTTCCTTGCTTTACTGGCAATCTGCTGTGCCCTGCGCTGCCCCACTTGCTCTATGCTGGCCCCTTCTTTTTTAGCAATTGATTCATAAACTTTTCTTCTATCCTGGTTTTCTGCCTGAACGATGTCCTCTTTTTCACGCCTTCCGCCAATAAATTGCAAATATCCCGTATTGTTCTCTCCGATTATTCCTTTGGACTTTAATT contains:
- a CDS encoding YdbL family protein — translated: MKLKIYVSLLIIMLFGSFFANVSSVADDLSALKRQMEKRLPIIIELKSKGIIGENNTGYLQFIGGRREKEDIVQAENQDRRKVYESIAKKEGASIEQVGQRRAQQIASKARKGEWLQNPTGKWYQK